The genomic interval TTCCGGGACTGCTCGGTGCACGACTTCGACATCATCCGCTGGGTGACCGGCCGCGAGGTCGTCGAGGTGTACGCCGTCGGCGGCAACCGGGGCGCCGACTTCATCAAGGAGGCGGGCGACGCCGACACCACCGGCGCGATCCTCACCCTCGACGACGGCACGATCGCGGTGGTCTCCAACTCCCGCCACAACGCCCGGGGTTACGACGTCCGCATGGAGATCCACGGCTTCACGGACTCCATCGCGGTGGGCCTGGAGGACAAGCTCCCGCTGCGCTCGGTCGAGCCCGGCGTGACGTTCCCGGCGGGCACCCCGCACGACTTCTTCATGGACCGCTTCACGGCGGCCTACCGCGCCGAACTCACCGCGTTCACCGAGGTCGTGGCCGGCAACCGGCCCTCGCCGTGCACCGTCGCGGACGCCCTGGAGGCGGGCTGGATCGCCGAGGCGTGCACGCTGTCCCTGCACGAGCACCGCCCGGTGACGATCGCCGAGGTCCGCTCCGCCTGAGCCCGCCGCCGTGGCCCGGGCCCCCGTGCCCGGACCACGGCGGGGTGAACGCCCCGCCCGCGACACCCGTTTACGGTCACGTGATCTCTCCGTACGACCATGAGAGCCTCCCACGTCCGACCGACCCAGGAGTCACGAGCATGCAGGAGTTACGCGGCACCGCAGGCCCCCGAACCGTGGCCGTCGTGGGCGCGGGACCCAGCGGCCTGGCCGCCGCCCGCGAACTGGAGCGCGCCGGGCACCGGGTGACCGTACTGGAGGAGCAGGCCACGGTGGCCGGGAAGTGCCAGAGCGTGCACATCGACGGGCACGCCTTCGATCTCGGCGGGCACATCTGCACCAACAGGTACGAACGGATCGCTCAGTTGCTGACCGAACTGGACGTGGCGACGGAGCGCACCAGCCGGTACCGCGTCCTCGACACCGGGGGACGCGCCGTCCGCCAGTCGATGGCGTTCCTGCGCGACGGCTCCCTCCAGCGCTACCGGGCGCTGCGGGAGCGGGAGTTCCCCCGAATCGGCGAACCCGGGCTGGCCCACTCCGCGCGGGCGCTGGCCGCTCCCGTCGCCGACTGGCTCGCCGAGCACGGGCTCGGGTCCATGGCCGACTCCTTCGGCACCGGTTTCACGGCGGCCGGGTACGGCCACCTCGACGACGACATCCCGGCGCTGTACTTCGTCAAGTACGCGGAGATGACCGGGCTGTTGGACCCCGGGCCCGAACTCCTCGGCCATCCGGGGGACTTCACCGTCGTGGGCGGGTTCGCCACGCTGTGGCGGCGGGTCGCGGAGGAGCTGAAGGACGTGCGGTGCGGGGTGCGTGTGACGTCGGTGGAGCGCCGCGAGGACGGGGTGCGGGTGCGCACCGACTCGGGCCCGGTCGAGGCGGACGACGTGGTGCTCGCGGTCGCGCCGGACCGGGTCCTGCCGGTCCTGGACGCCACCGACGAGGAGCGCGACCTCACCGCGCGGATCCGCAGCAACGCCTACCACACCACCCTCGCCGCGGCGTCCGGCCTCCCCGGGGACGCCTTCTACTTCCTCGCCGCCCACACCGAGAGCCGCGAGACGTCCGGCCACTGTGTCTCGTACCACCACCGCTACCCGGGCAGCGAGGTGCGGACCTTCTACTCCTACGGCCGCCCCGGCGACGTCACCGCGCTGCTGCGGGAGGACGTCGCGGCCCTCGGCGGGCGGCTGGAGGAGGTACGTCTGCAGCGCGAGTGGGCGTTCATGCCGCACTTCGGCAGCGCCGACCTCGCAGGCGGCGCGCTGGACCGGCTCGACGCGCTGCAGGGCCGGCACCGCACCTACTACGTCGGCGGGCTGCCGGCGTTCGAGCTCGTCGAGTGCACGGTGGCGCACGCCCAGGAGCTCGTGCGCCGCCACTTCCCACCCGCGCGGGGGACACTGACCCGGCAGGACCACGGACCTGCCACGACGGAGGAGGAACGGCAGACATGAACGAACCGCTGCGCATCGGAGTCCTGGGAGCCGCGCGGATCAGCGGGGCCTCGCTGATCGGCCCCGCCCGGGCGACCGGCCACCGGGTCGTGGCGGTGGCCGCGCGCGACCGGGCCCGCGCCGAGGCCTACGCGGCCGAGCACGGAGTAGAGCGCGTGGCGGGGTCGTACGCCGAACTGATCGCCGACCCCGAGGTCGAGGTGGTCTACAACCCGCTCGCCAACGGGCTGCACGGGCCGTGGAACCTTGAGGCGCTCGCCGCCGGCAAGCACGTGCTGAGCGAGAAGCCGTCGGCGAGCAACGCCGAGGAGGCCGCGGAGGTGCGGGAGGCTGCCGCGAAGGCCGGGACGGTCTTCATGGAGGCCTTCCACTACCTGTTCCACCCGGTCACCCGGCGCCTGCACGAGGTTCTCGCGAGCGGGGAGATCGGGGAGCTGCGGCATGTGGAGACCATGGTCGCGATCCCGGCGCCGGCGGACTCCGATCCGCGCTGGTCGCTGCCGTTGGCCGGCGGGGCGGTGATGGACCTCGGCTGCTACAGCCTGCACGCGCTGCGCGTGCTGGCCCCCTGGGCGGGCGGCGCGCCGCGGCTGGTCTCCGCGCGCGGCGGGGAGCGGGCGGGCGCACCGGGCGTCGACGAGTGGCTGGACGCCGACCTGGCCTTCCCGGGCGGCGCGACCGGGTCCGCGCGCTGCCACATGGCGTACGACCGGTTGGAGATGAGCTGCCGGATCATCGGTTCGCAAGGGGAGGCCTTCGCACCGAACTTCGTGCTGCCGCACACGGACGACCGTGTCGTGGTGCGCACGGCGGCCGGCGAGCGCACCGAGCGGCTCGGCACCCGGTCGTCGTACACCTACCAGCTGGAGGCCTTCGCCGACCGGGTGCGCGGGGGCGCCCCGCTGCCACTGGACCCGGACGACGCGGTGTCGACGATGACACTGATCGACTCCGCGTACCGAGCGGCAGGCTTCGAGCCGAGGCCGCGGTACGCCAGGTCCTGAAACCGTCGAAGGGGCCGGACCGCGACGCAGGGTGGGTCCCGGACTCTGCTTCCGCCCGGCGCCGGGAAAGTCGCATGGCCCGAGCCTCGGCCCCCGCCCAGGTCCCACCGCGGCATCCGGGTGGGCCGACAGCACCCTCCGGGAGGCCTGAGGGCCGTCCCGGGGGGGCCTGTTTGACCGGTCCGGGCCTTGGCCTCGGTCGGCGTCCCGCCGCAACCTCCCTGTGAGCACGTAGCAGCTCTGGAGGCCCCCGGCCCCATCCGGCCGGTCCGACCTAGCCCCCGGACCGATCCGCCGTGAAGTCGGGGTCCAGGTCACCGAGTTCTCGGCGGATGCCCGACTCCTTGTCGGCCTCGCCGAGTTCGCCGAGGACATCCGCGAGGCAGGTCAGGGCCGAGGACAAGGCGCTCGCGCCGAGTGGCCTGCGGGCCTCGGCCACCGCCTCCACGGCGCAGGCGCGGGCCTCGGCCGGGGCACCGGTGGCGCTGTGGCAGCGGGCGAGGTCCACCAGGAGCCGTACCCGCAGGGGCAGGACGATCTCCGGGACAGCCCACGCGACGGGGCCGCGCAGCGCCTCCCTGGCCTCGGGACCCACGCCCAGCGCGTCCTCGTGGCGCCCCGACGCCCGCAGCCCGCCGACCAGTTCGGCCAGCACCCGCGGCCGCACCAGCTCGACGTGGGAAAGCTCCCTGAGCGACATGGCGGCGAGGAGCGCCGCGCACTCCTCGTACACCGCCACGGACTCCTCGGTCCGGCCGACCACGGCGAGCAGCATCCCGTAGGTGCGCAGTGCGCCGGGCAGACTGCCGAGCGCCCGCTCCCGGCGTTCGGAGCCGGACAGCCCGCGGTACGCCTCCACGCACGCGCGTGCCACGGACACGGCCTCCTCGGTCCGGCCGGCTCCCGCGAGGGCCTGTGCCCGCACATCGTCGGCGAAGGCGGTCAGTGCCGGGGACGCCTGCGCCCCGGGAACGGCCACCGCGTCGGCCACGGCCGCGCACGCCTCCTCGTACCGGCCGGACAGCAGCAACGCGTGGGCGCGCAGCGCCAGAGCGCGGCCGAGCCCGTCGGCGTCGGCCGTCGCGCGGTAGACCGCGACCGCTTCCTCGGCCCAGGCGAGCCGCCGCTCGGGCGACGGCGACCGCAGCCCGGCCCAGGAGGGCGTGACGCAGTACGACAGTGCCGCCCCGAGCAGCGGTCCGCCCCTCTCCGGCGCCAGCCGGGCCGCCGCACGCGGCAACGGCAGCAGTATCCGTACGAGTCCCATGACCACCCCCTCGCCGCCCCGCCGAGGACAGCCGCGCCATGGTCGCACAGGGGGTCACGCGGATACCGCGATTCACCGAGTACGTAGCGAGCACGGGGGAACTTCACCGAACTCCCCCGTACAGCGCGGAGTCAGCCGTACAGCCCGGGTCGCTCCACGAGTTCCACCGGCACCCGGCCGCCCTCGTTCAGCGACCGTACGCCCGCCTCGCACACCGCGGCCGCCGCATAGCCGTCCCACACGCTGGGGCCGGTGACCTCGCCCCGGCGGGTGGCGTCGACCCAGGCCTGGACCTCACGGTCGTAGGCGTCGGCGAAGCGTTCGACGAAGTCCTGGGCGATGGTGCCGCCCCAACGCCCCGCCATGTTGGTGACCATGGCGTGGCCGTCGCCGATGCGGGCGGTGCCGCGTTCGCAGACCGCCTCGGCCTGGACCTGGTAGCCGAAGCCGCAGTTGACGAAGATCTCCACGTCGGACAGGGCGCCGCCGTCGGTCTCGAAGACGACGAACTGGGGGTCCTGGAGGTCGTCGGGGGCGTTCGCCGTCGGGGTCGGGCGCAGCACCGTGACCGCCGTGATCTCGTGTCCGAGCAGCCAGCGGGTCACGTCGGTCTCGTGGGCCACGGAGTCGCTGATCAGCATGGAGCTGGTGAAGAAGGGCGGGCTCGCGGCGTTGCGGTGCCGGTTGTGCAGCATGAGCGGCCGCCCCAACTGGCCGGTCCCGAGCAGGGACTTGAGCTTCATGTACTCAGCGTCGTAGCGCCGCATGAAGCCCACCTGGGCACGCCGGTGCCCCAGTTTCTGCTCGGCCTCGACGACCCGCAGCGCGGAGGCCGCGTCGGGGGTGAGCGGCTTCTCGCACAGCACCGGCAGGTCGTGCTCGAAGGCCAGCAGGAGTGCCGCCTCGTGGGCGGGGCCCGGTGAGGCGATCAGGACGGCGTCCACGTCGGCCGCCGCCATCGCGGAGGCCGGATCGGTGTAGGCGGTGCAGCCCTCGACGCGGGCCGCGATCTGCTTGGCGCGTTCCGCGTCGAGGTCCACGACGGCGCTCACCCGGGCGCCGCTCACGACCTCATGGATACGACGGACATGGTCGGCGCCCATCTTGCCGGTGCCGATGACGGCGACGCCCAGCGTGGCTCGCTCGGTCATGGTGATCCCTTCAGGCGCCGCAGGACCTCAGGAACTGACGGGTGCGCGCCGCGATCGGCAGTGGCTTGTCCGGCTCGCACGGGTACATGTCCTGCTCGACGATGGCGAACAGCTCCACGCCGAGTTTCTGCGCGGCCACCAGCACCGGCTCCAACTCGGGTACGCCGGACGGCGGTTCGCACATCACCCCCCGCTGGACGGCCGGGCCGAACGGCACCTCGTTCGTCACGACGTCCGCGAGGATCTCCGGGTCCACCTGCTTGAGGTGCAGATAGCCGATGCGCTCGCCGTACGTCTCGATGAGCTTGACGCTGTCCCCGCCGCAGTAGGCGTAATGCCCCGTGTCCAGGCAGAGGTTGACGAGCTCGGAGTCCGTCGAGTCCAGGAAGTGCTCGACGTGGTCCTCGGTGTCGAGGTGGGTGTCGGCGTGCGGGTGGACCACGAGGTCGAGCCCGTACGTCTCCTTCACCTCGTGGCCGAGCCGTTCCATGCCCTTGGTGAGGTGGGCCCACTGCTCGTGGGTCAGCTCGGG from Streptomyces sp. CC0208 carries:
- a CDS encoding Gfo/Idh/MocA family oxidoreductase — its product is MRIGILGLGRIGAFHAETLSGLDAVESLVLTDPFAQAAKSAADRFGGEVVDSPEALLAAGVDGIVIAAATDAHPGLILAGVEAGIPVFCEKPVAKHMSEGVQVLKAVEGSDVPIQIGYNRRFDTGFVNARAAVQAGELGKLHTVRSTTLDPAPPPAAYIAASGGIFRDCSVHDFDIIRWVTGREVVEVYAVGGNRGADFIKEAGDADTTGAILTLDDGTIAVVSNSRHNARGYDVRMEIHGFTDSIAVGLEDKLPLRSVEPGVTFPAGTPHDFFMDRFTAAYRAELTAFTEVVAGNRPSPCTVADALEAGWIAEACTLSLHEHRPVTIAEVRSA
- a CDS encoding FAD-dependent oxidoreductase is translated as MQELRGTAGPRTVAVVGAGPSGLAAARELERAGHRVTVLEEQATVAGKCQSVHIDGHAFDLGGHICTNRYERIAQLLTELDVATERTSRYRVLDTGGRAVRQSMAFLRDGSLQRYRALREREFPRIGEPGLAHSARALAAPVADWLAEHGLGSMADSFGTGFTAAGYGHLDDDIPALYFVKYAEMTGLLDPGPELLGHPGDFTVVGGFATLWRRVAEELKDVRCGVRVTSVERREDGVRVRTDSGPVEADDVVLAVAPDRVLPVLDATDEERDLTARIRSNAYHTTLAAASGLPGDAFYFLAAHTESRETSGHCVSYHHRYPGSEVRTFYSYGRPGDVTALLREDVAALGGRLEEVRLQREWAFMPHFGSADLAGGALDRLDALQGRHRTYYVGGLPAFELVECTVAHAQELVRRHFPPARGTLTRQDHGPATTEEERQT
- a CDS encoding Gfo/Idh/MocA family oxidoreductase; translation: MNEPLRIGVLGAARISGASLIGPARATGHRVVAVAARDRARAEAYAAEHGVERVAGSYAELIADPEVEVVYNPLANGLHGPWNLEALAAGKHVLSEKPSASNAEEAAEVREAAAKAGTVFMEAFHYLFHPVTRRLHEVLASGEIGELRHVETMVAIPAPADSDPRWSLPLAGGAVMDLGCYSLHALRVLAPWAGGAPRLVSARGGERAGAPGVDEWLDADLAFPGGATGSARCHMAYDRLEMSCRIIGSQGEAFAPNFVLPHTDDRVVVRTAAGERTERLGTRSSYTYQLEAFADRVRGGAPLPLDPDDAVSTMTLIDSAYRAAGFEPRPRYARS
- a CDS encoding Gfo/Idh/MocA family oxidoreductase, translating into MTERATLGVAVIGTGKMGADHVRRIHEVVSGARVSAVVDLDAERAKQIAARVEGCTAYTDPASAMAAADVDAVLIASPGPAHEAALLLAFEHDLPVLCEKPLTPDAASALRVVEAEQKLGHRRAQVGFMRRYDAEYMKLKSLLGTGQLGRPLMLHNRHRNAASPPFFTSSMLISDSVAHETDVTRWLLGHEITAVTVLRPTPTANAPDDLQDPQFVVFETDGGALSDVEIFVNCGFGYQVQAEAVCERGTARIGDGHAMVTNMAGRWGGTIAQDFVERFADAYDREVQAWVDATRRGEVTGPSVWDGYAAAAVCEAGVRSLNEGGRVPVELVERPGLYG
- a CDS encoding sugar phosphate isomerase/epimerase, yielding MAASLDRIRVGSAPDSWGVWFPDDPAQVPWERFLDEVAEAGYSWIELGPYGYLPTDPARLTDEIARRDLKVSAGTVFTGLHRGPSVWESTWEHVSQVAALTQAMGARHLVVIPSFWRDDKTAEILEPPELTHEQWAHLTKGMERLGHEVKETYGLDLVVHPHADTHLDTEDHVEHFLDSTDSELVNLCLDTGHYAYCGGDSVKLIETYGERIGYLHLKQVDPEILADVVTNEVPFGPAVQRGVMCEPPSGVPELEPVLVAAQKLGVELFAIVEQDMYPCEPDKPLPIAARTRQFLRSCGA